The Streptomyces camelliae genome window below encodes:
- a CDS encoding SRPBCC family protein has protein sequence MDWNRYRFLSLWSLPAPPAAVYAVLERPEDYPRWWPQVRAVTRLDDSTGVITIRSVLPYAMSFTARETRHDPDAGVLEITMSGDIEGWARWTLTADGSGTLARYDQVVHVNKPLLRWLAVPGRPVFRANHRLMMRSGRRGLMRHLEAV, from the coding sequence ATGGACTGGAACCGCTACCGCTTCCTCAGCCTGTGGTCCCTGCCCGCCCCGCCGGCGGCCGTGTACGCCGTACTGGAGCGGCCCGAGGACTATCCCCGCTGGTGGCCGCAGGTACGGGCGGTGACCCGGCTGGACGACTCCACCGGCGTGATCACCATCCGCTCCGTGCTGCCGTACGCCATGAGCTTCACCGCGCGCGAGACCCGTCACGACCCGGACGCCGGGGTCCTGGAGATCACCATGTCCGGCGACATCGAGGGCTGGGCCCGCTGGACGCTCACCGCCGACGGCTCGGGCACTCTCGCGCGATACGACCAGGTGGTGCACGTGAACAAGCCCCTGCTCCGGTGGCTGGCCGTGCCGGGGCGGCCGGTCTTCCGCGCCAACCACCGCCTGATGATGCGGTCCGGGCGGCGGGGACTGATGAGGCATCTCGAAGCGGTTTGA
- a CDS encoding 3'-5' exonuclease, with translation MTSWYEGPLAAFDTETTGVDVETDRIVSAAVVVQDAPGTRPRICRWLVNPGVPVPEAATEVHGLTEEHLQHNGRWPAPVMYEIAEQLAEHAAMGRPLVVMNAPFDLTLLDRELRRHRASSLDRWFESVPLRVLDPRVLDKHLDRYRKGRRTLTDLCAHYGVELQDAHDAAADALAALEVVRAVGRRFATRLERLSPAELHTLQTDWHAAQARGLQAWFARSGSEEIVSTDWPLRPELPAAA, from the coding sequence ATGACGAGCTGGTACGAGGGGCCGCTCGCGGCCTTCGACACGGAGACGACGGGTGTGGACGTCGAGACCGACCGGATCGTGTCGGCCGCAGTCGTCGTCCAGGACGCCCCGGGCACCCGGCCCCGGATCTGCCGGTGGCTGGTGAACCCGGGGGTGCCGGTGCCCGAGGCGGCGACGGAGGTGCACGGGCTGACGGAGGAGCACCTCCAGCACAACGGCCGCTGGCCGGCGCCGGTGATGTACGAGATAGCCGAGCAGCTGGCGGAGCACGCGGCGATGGGCCGCCCGCTGGTGGTGATGAACGCGCCGTTCGATCTGACGCTGCTGGACCGGGAGTTGCGTCGACACCGGGCGTCCTCGCTGGACCGCTGGTTCGAGTCGGTGCCGCTCAGGGTGCTGGACCCGCGCGTGCTGGACAAGCACCTGGACCGGTACCGCAAGGGCCGCCGCACGCTGACCGACCTGTGCGCGCACTACGGCGTGGAGCTGCAGGACGCGCATGACGCGGCGGCTGACGCGCTGGCCGCTCTGGAGGTCGTACGGGCGGTGGGCCGCCGTTTCGCGACCCGGCTGGAGCGCCTCTCCCCCGCCGAGTTGCACACGCTCCAGACCGACTGGCACGCGGCACAGGCCCGCGGCCTGCAGGCGTGGTTCGCGCGCAGCGGCTCGGAGGAGATCGTCAGCACGGACTGGCCGCTCAGGCCGGAGCTGCCGGCGGCGGCATGA
- a CDS encoding DUF4365 domain-containing protein has protein sequence MAIAQPERGGLLPDRPGTVRGTLATTACMETLQVGYLHAVAAAAGCSLSQPFPDNGIDWHVSHSAPGHTVDDEVTIKVQLKCTYQIAPNPPGRSFSFTLDNDHLRKLARTPVSVHKILVVMLVPRSQDDWLRASHDRLDLRHCCYWVNLAGHPVTGRHRTTVRIPTSRIFDDRALCEIMTRVGTGGRP, from the coding sequence ATGGCCATAGCGCAGCCCGAGCGGGGCGGGCTGCTGCCCGATCGCCCGGGCACCGTCCGCGGCACGCTCGCCACCACCGCCTGCATGGAGACACTGCAGGTCGGCTATCTGCACGCGGTCGCCGCCGCGGCGGGCTGCTCGCTGTCCCAGCCCTTTCCGGACAACGGCATCGACTGGCACGTCAGCCACAGCGCGCCCGGACACACCGTCGACGACGAGGTCACCATCAAGGTGCAGCTGAAGTGCACCTACCAGATCGCGCCGAACCCCCCGGGCCGCTCCTTCTCCTTCACCCTCGACAACGACCATCTGCGCAAGCTCGCCCGCACACCCGTCTCGGTGCACAAGATCCTGGTCGTCATGCTCGTCCCGCGCTCCCAGGACGACTGGCTGCGCGCCAGCCACGACCGGCTCGACCTGAGGCACTGCTGCTACTGGGTGAACCTCGCCGGCCACCCGGTCACCGGCCGGCACCGGACCACCGTGCGGATCCCGACCTCGCGCATCTTCGACGACCGGGCGCTGTGCGAGATCATGACGCGGGTCGGGACGGGAGGCAGGCCATGA